The genomic stretch GGGAGTGGGACGAAGCCACGCAGCAGTTCTACCTGCACATTTTCTTCAAAGAACAGCCTGACCTGAACTGGGCAAACCCGAAGGTGCGCGAAGACCTGTATGCAATGGTGCGCTGGTGGCTCGATAAGGGCGTGGATGGTTTCCGTCTGGACGCCATCAACATTATTTCTAAACCCGAAGGCTTCCCGGATGATCCTTCCACCGATTTTGAGAAGCATACGTCGTCGATCCCGTTTGTGATTGCGAACGGCACGATGGTGCATCCGTGGATGAAAGAACTCAACCGTGAGGCGTTCTCGAAGTACGATGTGATGACCGTGGGCGAAACGAGCGCCACCAGCCCCGAGGACGCGAAGCTGTGGGCGGGCTACGATGCGGGCGAATTGCAGATGCTCTTCCACTTCGACCACATGGGCGTCGATAACGACCCCGAAGGTTCGCTGGGCGGCAAGTGGTCGTATGCGCCGTACAAGCTGACCGAGCTTAAGCGCATTCTGAACGAGTGGCAGACGAAACTTGAGGGCAAGGCGTGGGGTTCGCTGTACTGGAATAACCACGATCAGCCGCGCGTGGTCTCGCGGTTCGGCAACGATTCCCCCGAATTTCGGGTGCTTTCAGCGAAGCAGTTGGCAACCACCCTACATTTTATGCAGGGAACCCCCTATATTTATCAGGGTGAGGAACTGGGGATGACCAATGTGCGGTTCGAGTCGATCGAGGACTACCGCGATGGCGATTCGATTCGTTTCTACGAGGATATGCACGTGGATCATCAGCGACTCAACCATGAGGATGCGATGCGCGCTATCTACATTAAGGGTCGTGATAACGCCCGCACCCCCATGCAATGGGACGACTCGGCAAACGGTGGGTTCACGAACGCGGGAGTCGAACCGTGGCTGAAGGTGAACCCGAATTACCCGCAAATTAATGCGGAGGCTGCCCTGGACGATCAGGATTCGGTGTTCTACCACTATCAGGAATTGGCGAAACTGCGCCGCGGTGAGCTTAAAGATCTGATGGTATACGGGTCGTTCGCACCCGTAGATTCGGTTGAGGTTCCTCATGCCGAAGATGAGGCAGTGTACGCCTACACCCGTACCGGCGGCCCGGACGGAACCGACGCGAACCAGTCCCTGCTCGTGGTTTCTAACTTCACGTCTGATTCGGTGGAGCGCACCTTCTCGCTGCTGGATGATGCGCGTGCAGCCGGAGCGTCCGTCGAACTGGTGCACTCCAACTACCGGGATGATACCGGCGCGCTGACCGATGTCGGCACCACCCTGCGCCCCTACGAAGCGAAGGTCTACCGCATCGTGAAGTAGAATTCTTCTCCCCTCCCAATCCGAATAACGCAGCTTTGGGCGTATTACCTACCCT from Rothia dentocariosa ATCC 17931 encodes the following:
- a CDS encoding glycoside hydrolase family 13 protein, which encodes MSSETTTEERAVPSYAGRQWWKEAVVYQVYPRSFNDSNGDGIGDLPGITEKIPYLAKLGINVIWLSPVFDSPNVDNGYDISDYFDIMSDFGTMEDFDELLATAHEHGIKILMDLVANHTSDQHPWFVQSRSSKDNPYRDYYIWKDPNGFDETGSPIPPNNWASEFGGSAWEWDEATQQFYLHIFFKEQPDLNWANPKVREDLYAMVRWWLDKGVDGFRLDAINIISKPEGFPDDPSTDFEKHTSSIPFVIANGTMVHPWMKELNREAFSKYDVMTVGETSATSPEDAKLWAGYDAGELQMLFHFDHMGVDNDPEGSLGGKWSYAPYKLTELKRILNEWQTKLEGKAWGSLYWNNHDQPRVVSRFGNDSPEFRVLSAKQLATTLHFMQGTPYIYQGEELGMTNVRFESIEDYRDGDSIRFYEDMHVDHQRLNHEDAMRAIYIKGRDNARTPMQWDDSANGGFTNAGVEPWLKVNPNYPQINAEAALDDQDSVFYHYQELAKLRRGELKDLMVYGSFAPVDSVEVPHAEDEAVYAYTRTGGPDGTDANQSLLVVSNFTSDSVERTFSLLDDARAAGASVELVHSNYRDDTGALTDVGTTLRPYEAKVYRIVK